From a single Bryobacter aggregatus MPL3 genomic region:
- a CDS encoding NCS2 family permease — protein sequence MRGKLESYFEFARLGASWRTEILAGATTFITMAYIVFVNPSILGEAGMPVGAVTAATCLSAALGSILMGAVARYPIALAPGMGLNAYFTYVVVKGLGVSWQVALGAVFLSGVAFLLLTLTGLRQKIVEAMPADLYAAVAVGIGLFIAFIGLKNAGIIVPDPATIVRLGNLREPTTVLAICGLLLIGALLAWRVRAAMLLGILGTSLLGAIFGLTQWSWQPSYLPQLGQSAFQLDVRGALGLGLLEIVFVFLFVDLFDNLGTLVAVTKKAGLLDNQQKIPRVGRILLCDSIATMFGSLLGTSTVVSYIESASGVLAGGRTGVTAIVTGLLFLVALFAAPIVGVIPAAATAPALILVGSMMMSHAAEIRWDDAEVAIPAFLTILAIPLSFSIANGVAFGFVAYTLLKLAQGKWQEVGWLVYGLTALFIARFFYLSGG from the coding sequence ATGCGCGGGAAACTGGAGTCCTATTTCGAGTTTGCGAGACTCGGCGCGAGCTGGCGGACCGAAATTTTAGCCGGCGCCACCACCTTCATCACGATGGCTTACATCGTCTTCGTGAACCCTTCCATCCTCGGCGAAGCGGGCATGCCAGTGGGCGCGGTAACGGCGGCCACCTGCTTGAGCGCGGCTTTGGGAAGCATTCTGATGGGCGCCGTCGCACGCTATCCCATCGCGCTTGCCCCCGGCATGGGGCTGAACGCCTACTTCACTTATGTCGTCGTCAAGGGCCTGGGCGTCTCCTGGCAGGTGGCGCTGGGAGCAGTGTTTCTTTCGGGTGTCGCATTCCTCCTGCTGACCTTGACCGGACTGCGCCAGAAGATTGTCGAGGCGATGCCGGCGGATCTGTACGCCGCAGTCGCCGTCGGCATCGGCTTGTTTATCGCCTTCATCGGCCTCAAGAACGCCGGGATCATCGTGCCGGATCCGGCGACGATCGTGCGGCTGGGAAATCTACGCGAGCCCACAACAGTCTTAGCGATTTGCGGACTACTCCTCATCGGAGCGCTGCTCGCCTGGCGGGTGCGAGCGGCGATGCTGCTCGGAATCCTCGGCACCAGTCTGCTGGGCGCGATCTTCGGACTCACCCAATGGAGCTGGCAGCCGAGTTATCTGCCACAGTTGGGACAAAGCGCATTCCAGCTCGATGTGCGAGGCGCGCTGGGACTCGGGCTGCTCGAGATCGTGTTCGTATTCCTGTTCGTCGACTTGTTCGATAATCTCGGAACACTGGTGGCCGTGACGAAGAAGGCAGGCCTGCTCGACAACCAGCAGAAGATCCCACGCGTGGGGCGGATTCTGCTCTGTGATTCGATCGCGACGATGTTTGGCTCGCTACTGGGCACCTCCACCGTAGTGAGCTATATCGAGAGCGCATCGGGAGTTCTGGCCGGAGGACGCACTGGAGTGACGGCGATCGTCACCGGATTGCTGTTCCTGGTCGCGCTCTTTGCCGCGCCCATTGTGGGTGTGATTCCCGCTGCGGCTACAGCACCGGCCTTGATTCTCGTCGGCAGCATGATGATGTCGCATGCGGCAGAGATCCGTTGGGATGATGCCGAGGTGGCGATTCCCGCCTTTCTGACGATCCTCGCCATTCCGCTCAGCTTCAGCATTGCGAACGGCGTTGCCTTTGGCTTTGTCGCTTATACGCTGCTGAAACTGGCGCAGGGCAAGTGGCAGGAAGTGGGCTGGCTGGTCTATGGGTTGACCGCGTTGTTCATCGCGCGCTTCTTCTATCTGAGTGGAGGATAA
- a CDS encoding 3-deoxy-7-phosphoheptulonate synthase, which yields MSFRTDDVRIRGIRELNPPVDLLKELQPTEDVTRAIHNTRQELHEIIHGQSNRLVVVVGPCSIHDVDAALEYAARLKEIAKPYRGQLLTLMRVYFEKPRTTVGWKGLINDPFLDESFSINEGIRRARKLLLDLANMGLLSATEFLDMITPQYIADLIVWGAIGARTTESQSHRQLASGLSCPVGFKNGTDGNVRIAIDAIRAAAEPHHFLSVTKTGHAAIVETNGNPDCHVILRGGKLPNFDEEAVSSALDTLRAQKVPDRLMIDCSHANSQKHAANQTIVAQSIAEQIEAGQTGIFGVMIESNIVSGRQDLIAGKPLTFGQSITDECIDIPSTARIFERLAEACLKSRT from the coding sequence ATGTCATTCCGCACCGACGACGTACGCATTCGCGGCATCCGCGAACTCAATCCTCCTGTTGATCTCCTCAAGGAACTTCAACCTACCGAAGATGTAACCCGTGCTATCCACAATACTCGCCAAGAGCTGCATGAAATCATTCATGGCCAAAGCAATCGTCTTGTCGTTGTGGTGGGTCCTTGCTCGATCCACGATGTGGACGCTGCTCTTGAATATGCTGCCCGTTTGAAGGAGATTGCGAAGCCTTACAGAGGGCAACTCCTCACTCTCATGCGGGTCTATTTCGAGAAGCCCCGCACCACCGTGGGCTGGAAGGGGCTCATCAACGATCCCTTTCTTGATGAAAGCTTCTCGATCAATGAAGGCATCCGCCGGGCGCGCAAGCTGCTGCTCGACCTCGCCAACATGGGGCTGCTTTCGGCTACCGAGTTTCTCGACATGATCACGCCGCAGTACATCGCGGACCTCATTGTCTGGGGGGCCATCGGCGCGCGTACGACGGAGAGCCAGTCGCATCGCCAGTTGGCGAGCGGGCTCTCTTGCCCGGTCGGCTTCAAAAACGGCACCGACGGCAACGTGCGCATTGCGATCGATGCGATCCGCGCCGCGGCAGAACCGCATCATTTCCTCAGCGTCACCAAGACCGGCCACGCCGCGATTGTCGAGACCAACGGCAACCCCGACTGCCACGTCATCCTCCGCGGCGGGAAGCTCCCGAATTTCGATGAGGAAGCGGTTTCGAGCGCTCTCGACACCTTGCGGGCGCAGAAGGTCCCCGATCGTCTCATGATTGATTGCTCGCACGCGAATTCACAAAAGCACGCGGCCAACCAGACCATCGTGGCGCAGTCCATTGCCGAACAGATCGAAGCGGGCCAGACCGGCATCTTTGGCGTGATGATCGAATCGAACATCGTGTCCGGCCGTCAGGATCTGATCGCCGGAAAGCCGCTGACCTTTGGCCAGTCGATCACCGACGAGTGCATCGATATCCCGTCCACCGCACGCATCTTTGAAAGGCTTGCCGAAGCATGTCTGAAGTCCAGGACATAA